GAGTTGCGATTATCTCCCAAACGCCCGGATCCGGGAATTCTAATTGTCGCTCCCCCGGTCCCCCCGGACGCCCGAAGCCGGGATTTCTAATTGTCGCCCGGCGGGAAAAATAGTTGTCGCTAGACACGGGTTCGAGTCCCGTCGACCGCTCCAAAGGAAGTTGGCTGTAAACCAACTGAGCACCAAGGGCGCGAAAGCGTCCACCCAAGAGCCCGAGGGAGGCGGGCGTACGCAGGATCCGCCGCCGGTTCGCTTGTTACACCTGGCAGCATTGGAAACGCCGATCGGCTATGCCGAGAAGTGAATCTGACAAAGTCGCGTGGGCAGCAACCGGTGGCAGCATGAACGAACACCATGTAGTGCGTGGATACCGCTTTCGCCCGCTGTTGGCGGACGGCTGCCGGTGCTGGTGAGCGACGCGATGGGCTGCGGCCCGACGCGAACTCATCAGCCGACGCAGTCGAAAACCGGCAGCGGTGACCGCTCAAGCAGCACTCCGTGTTTCTTCATGTGATCCGCGAACGTTCCGCCTTCCAACGGCGTCTCTTACGAATCAATCAACACCGATCGATACTGACATATCGAGCCCTTGAAAACAGAAAGGAGGGCAATCCAATGATGCTGTTCAAGCGAATCAAGATCCGCAGCTACGAGACGGGGTTGTACTTCCGTGACGGCGAGTTCAAGGGACTCTTAAGCGAAGGTCGGCACTGGCTGTTCGACCCGCTGATGAAGGTCTGCGTCGACGTGGCCAACATGCGCGACGCGTGGCTGGCTCACGACAAGCTCGACATGATCGTCAAGTCGGATGTGCTGAAGGACCGCGCGGTCGTGATGGACCTGAAGGACCACCAGCGTGGTCTGGTCTGGATCGACGGCCGGTTCACGCACCTGCTGGCGCCGGGCCTGTACGCTTACTGGCACGGTGTCCGCGACGTGCGCGTCGAGGTGATCGACGTTCGCCAGGTGCGGTTCGAGCACGAGGACCTGAAGGTCATCGCGAAGACGCACATGGCGAAGCAGTTGCTCGACATCTGCACGGTCGACCGCGACCGCGTGGGTGTACTGTTCATCGACGGACGGTACGTCGACACGCTGCGGCCGGGTATGTACGCGTTCTGGAAGGGCGCGGCGGACGCCCGGGTTGTCGAGATCGACATGCGCGAGACGACGGCTGACGTCAGCGGTCAGGAGATCATGACGTCGGACAAGGTCAGTCTGCGCATGAACGCGCTGGTCACGTACCGCATCGCCGACGCGCGGAAGGCGGTCAGCTCGACGGACGACGTCCGTCAGGCGCTGTACCGCGAGACGCAGTTGGCGTTGCGGGCCATTGTCGGCGCACGCGAGCTCGACGCGTTCCTGACGGACAAGGACGCCGTGGCTCAGGAGATCGAGCAGGCGGTACGCCGCCGCGCGGGCGAGCTGGGTCTGGAGATCGTATCGGTCGGTATCCGGGACGTGATCCTGCCGGGCGACATGAAGGACCTGATGAACAAGGTCACGGAGGCCAAGAAGGCCGCCGAGGCCAACCTCATCTCGCGCCGCGAGGAGACGGCCGCCATGCGCAGCCAGGCCAACACGGCCAAGCTGCTGGCCGACAACCCGACGCTGATGCGACTGCGGGAACTGGAAGTCCTGGAAAAGATCGCATCGGCCGGCCACCTGAACGTCGTGCTTGGCGAAAAGGGACTTGCCGAGCGCGTAGTCAACCTGTTGTAACCCCTCAGCCCCGGGCTCGGGCGATCGAGCCCGGGGCGTTTGTCGGGGATGCCCGAAGATATAATCGAGATTCCCTCAAGGACAATCTAGATTCATGCAAGGATTTAGCTGGGGAGTGCAGAAGATGCGGTTTACAACACCGCGTTACGATGAGCATTCATCTGCGGAGGCAGTCTAACAGAAGACGGAATTCGCAATGGCATTGAAGAACGAGCAGCGACGGAGGGGACTATTTCAGGAAATGTCGGCGAATCTCGCAAGACTCCGGCCGAATCTCGCCGGCACGTACATTTGTCCGCTCTGCATGAGGGGCGGCTTCACCGAGGCCGACGTAGTGGCGCCATCGCCGCGTCTCACGGAGGAGCACTGCATCCCCGACGGGCTTGGGCCAGCTACTGCCGTTCTGACGTGCGCGACGTGCAACAACACGGCCGGAGCGAACATCGACGGCGAACTTCATAAGCGGGTCGAGTTCGATGCCTTCTGTCGTGCCGAACAGAGGAATGCCTTCAACGCTCGACTTACCAGCGATGACCAGAACATGGGCATCGAGATCACTCGCACCGGCGGCGAAAAGCCGCACATCGACATCAGGATCATCGCGAAGCAATCGAACGAGAAGGACGTCCAAAAGTACAAGGATGCTATGAAAGCTTGGGTGGAGCAGCGCATCACTCCGAATCCCATCCGCCTTCACTTTGAAGGAAATGTTCTTCCTCGGGAGCGGCTCGCACACGTTGCCCTCCTCAAGGCTGGGTATCTGCTGCTTTTCAAGCGGCTCGGCTACTACCCAATCATGCTCCCAATCTTCGAGACTGTCCGCAGTCAGATTCGGAACTTCGACGCTGAGGAACTCAACGTCCGAAGCCTCGTCCTGCGAATGCCGCTCGACAACTTGCCCGATACCATTTGCCACATCCAGGCATCGGGTGCTCAGGGTGTTGCCGTTCCTATTCCTCTAACGAAATACGATATCGGCTACTTCGTTGTGATGCCGGTCAACGGGGGCACATATTCGCAGTGGGCCGACCTCTACGGTCGCAATCAAGAGGCCGGTTCTGAGAACTTCGACTGCACGTTGCATCCTCTAGATCCGTACGAACTTCGCGAACGATTCCTGCAGCAGGTCTCTCGGCAGGGACCACCTAAGCTGTCCGAATAGGGTCAACGGCACGGTCGAGCGTCGAGCAGGGAGAGGTCCGCGCCGGCGATTCGGTCGAGATCGTTGGTCTGGCCGAAACGCCGCGGCAGGTCGTCGTGACCCAGGTCGAGACGTTCGGTCGTGTGCTGGACGTCGGCCAGGCGGGTCACAATGTCGGCTGCCTGCTGCGCGGTGTGGCACGGGACGAGGTCGAGCGAGGCCAGGTGCTGGCGGCGATCGGTTCGATCACGCCTCACCGAAACTTCGAGGCCGAAGTGTACGTGCTGACCAACGAGGAAGGCGGGCGGCACACGCCGTTCTTCGACGGCTACACGCCGCACTTCTTCTTCCGCACGGCGGACGTCACCGGCTCGACCAGCGTGCTGGGCGACGCCGACATGGCCATGCCCGGAGACGGAGTGAAGCTGGGCATCTCCCTGCAGAGCCCCGTCGCGCTGGCGGACGGTGCCCGCTTCGCGATCCGCGAAGGGAGCAAAACCGTCGGCTCGGGCGTCGTCGCGAAAGTGGTGGCGTAGCCGGCAGACAGACAGCCCCGGGCTCGCGCGATCGAGCCCGGATCGCTTTTCTTTAACGACTGCCGGCCAGCGTTTTCTTCCAGCGATCATTC
This Phycisphaerae bacterium DNA region includes the following protein-coding sequences:
- a CDS encoding slipin family protein produces the protein MMLFKRIKIRSYETGLYFRDGEFKGLLSEGRHWLFDPLMKVCVDVANMRDAWLAHDKLDMIVKSDVLKDRAVVMDLKDHQRGLVWIDGRFTHLLAPGLYAYWHGVRDVRVEVIDVRQVRFEHEDLKVIAKTHMAKQLLDICTVDRDRVGVLFIDGRYVDTLRPGMYAFWKGAADARVVEIDMRETTADVSGQEIMTSDKVSLRMNALVTYRIADARKAVSSTDDVRQALYRETQLALRAIVGARELDAFLTDKDAVAQEIEQAVRRRAGELGLEIVSVGIRDVILPGDMKDLMNKVTEAKKAAEANLISRREETAAMRSQANTAKLLADNPTLMRLRELEVLEKIASAGHLNVVLGEKGLAERVVNLL